One window of the Trifolium pratense cultivar HEN17-A07 linkage group LG2, ARS_RC_1.1, whole genome shotgun sequence genome contains the following:
- the LOC123907269 gene encoding uncharacterized protein LOC123907269: MTEVSYFEETSSYHTDAICNNKIESAELSLTAEENFKRKYNMFKNIFSRKNILKFGIMTGEEAIPIDSTHGNIVISTIDTTQLKERIKTFSENERSKIGYIHISTIQILIKSTFMKGINSPLEIALKDSRILDTDQATIAKGNCNLKYGKIKFDINLQIGLSLKDKDLDRSIVFHYKMKNKNFMKKGNHPFTIYYRINYALSNSHHSIEFKGKDTIHIDELFAPIVTLKSPIFRSLARNSCSLIEADRDLFEETEDKSLFRSKSLRITPPKRDFYISEQKELSKLHSSIEGLSLQVQNLDRKI; the protein is encoded by the coding sequence ATGACTGAAGTATCATATTTCGAAGAAACATCTAGCTATCACACAGATGCTATctgtaataataaaatagaaagtgCAGAATTATCTTTAACTGCAgaagaaaatttcaaaagaaaatataacatgttcaaaaatattttctcaagaAAAAATATTCTGAAATTTGGAATAATGACAGGAGAAGAAGCAATTCCCATTGATTCTACTCATGGAAATATAGTTATATCTACTATAGATACAACTCAActtaaagaaagaattaaaaccTTTTCAGAAAATGAAAGATCTAAAATTggttatattcatatatcaacCATTCAGATTTTAATTAAAAGTACTTTTATGAAAGGTATTAATTCACCTCTAGAAATAGCTTTAAAAGACTCTAGAATTCTAGACACAGATCAAGCAACAATTGCAAAAGGAAATTGCAATCTAAAATATGgtaaaatcaaatttgatataaatttaCAAATTGGTTTATCCCTAAAAGATAAGGATCTTGATAGATCTATAGTTTttcattataaaatgaaaaacaaaaattttatgaaaaaaggtAATCACCCCTTTACCATTTACTATAGAATTAACTATGCCTTGAGTAATTCACATCATAGTATAGAATTCAAAGGAAAAGACACAATTCATATTGACGAATTGTTTGCACCTATAGTGACTCTAAAGTCACCTATATTCAGAAGCCTAGCAAGGAATAGTTGTTCTTTAATAGAAGCTGACAGAGATCTGTTTGAGGAAACAGAAGACAAATCGTTATTTAGAAGCAAAAGCCTTAGAATAACACCACCCAAAAGAGATTTTTATATCTCAGAACAAAAAGAGCTAAGTAAGCTACATAGTTCAATAGAAGGACTATCCTTACAAGTCCAAAATTTAGATAGAAAAATCTAA
- the LOC123907268 gene encoding scopoletin glucosyltransferase-like — protein sequence MGSEYHTSHIFFFPFLAPGHSIPMVDMAKLFASKGVKATIITTPLNEPCISKSIEKSKINGHNIHIKTIEFPSSQVCLPNQCENIDSIPSPETFTTFCKATKLLQEPLEKLLLEQNPDCVVSDLFLPWTYDSTVKFEIPRIVFNGCGFFSLCAVECMRLYEPLKNVFSDSETFVIPNLPGEIKMTRLQIPPFEILKEFEGMARLLREAKESELKSFGVIVNSFYELENVYADYYRKALGRKAWHIGPLFLCNKDIEEKANRGNSDSIDQHACLKWLDAKKPNSVVYLCFGSMANFSDTQLREIAMGLEATGKNFIWVVRRSKEDRDEWLPEGFEKKMEGKGVIIRGWSPQALILEHEATGAFVTHCGWNSILEGITARVPMVTWPVAAEQFYNEKLVNEVLKIGVPVGVKKWVGLEGDSVEWNKVEKAVKRIMEGEVAEEMKNNIKVLSELSKRAVEEGGSSYSDLNVLIEELSLLRH from the coding sequence ATGGGTAGTGAATATCACACTTcacacatttttttctttccttttcttgCTCCTGGTCATAGCATACCAATGGTTGATATGGCCAAACTATTTGCATCAAAAGGTGTTAAAGCCACAATCATTACCACACCCCTCAATGAACCATGCATCTCAAAATCTATAGAAAAGTCCAAAATTAATGGCCACAATATACACATCAAAACCATTGAGTTTCCATCCTCACAAGTTTGTTTACCAAATCAGTGTGAAAATATTGATTCAATTCCTTCACCCGAAACCTTTACTACGTTTTGTAAAGCCACAAAGTTGTTACAAGAGCCACTTGAGAAACTACTACTTGAGCAAAATCCAGACTGTGTTGTTTCTGACTTGTTTCTTCCATGGACATATGATTCTACTGTCAAATTTGAAATTCCTAGAATTGTGTTTAATGGTTGTGGTTTCTTCTCCTTGTGTGCTGTAGAGTGTATGAGACTCTATGAACCTTTGAAGAATGTTTTTTCTGATTCAGAAACCTTCGTTATTCCTAATCTTCCCGGTGAGATTAAAATGACAAGGTTACAGATACCACCTTTTGAGATATTGAAGGAATTTGAAGGAATGGCGAGATTACTACGAGAAGCAAAAGAATCAGAATTGAAGAGCTTTGGAGTAATTGTTAACAGCTTTTATGAACTTGAAAATGTTTATGCAGATTATTACAGGAAAGCACTTGGAAGAAAAGCATGGCATATTGGTCCTTTGTTTCTTTGCAACAAGGATATAGAGGAAAAAGCAAATAGAGGAAACTCGGATTCTATTGATCAGCACGCGTGCTTAAAATGGCTTGACGCGAAGAAACCCAATTCAGTAGTTTACTTATGCTTTGGAAGTATGGCAAACTTTTCTGACACTCAGCTTAGAGAAATTGCTATGGGACTCGAGGCGACAGGGAAAAATTTCATTTGGGTGGTGAGGAGAAGCAAAGAAGATCGAGACGAATGGTTACCAGAAGGATTTGAGAAGAAAATGGAAGGAAAAGGAGTAATTATAAGAGGTTGGTCTCCACAAGCGTTGATTCTTGAACACgaagcaacaggggcatttgtGACTCATTGCGGATGGAATTCGATATTAGAAGGAATAACTGCAAGGGTGCCTATGGTAACTTGGCCTGTTGCTGCTGAGCAATTTTACAATGAGAAATTGGTGAATGAGGTACTTAAAATTGGTGTACCAGTTGGTGTTAAGAAATGGGTTGGATTGGAAGGGGATAGTGTTGAATGGAATAAAGTGGAGAAGGCTGTGAAGAGGATTATGGAAGGGGAAGTAGCAGAGGAAATGAAGAACAATATCAAAGTGTTATCAGAGTTGTCTAAGAGGGCTGTGGAAGAAGGTGGATCATCTTACTCAGATTTGAATGTTTTAATTGAGGAGTTGAGTTTGCTTAGGCATTAA
- the LOC123907270 gene encoding scopoletin glucosyltransferase-like, with protein MGTEYESLHIFFFPFLAHGHIIPAVDMAKSFAAKGVKATIITTPLNQPFISKSIEKSILSGHNIHIQIIQFPSSKAGLPNGCENIDSIPSHEYFFEFWKATKLLLQEPFEKLLLEQIPDCVVADVFFPWTTDSAAKFQIPRLVFHGTCFFSLCATECIRLYEPFKNVSSDNEPFVISNLPGEIKITRSQIPPFESLKEIEGMGGVIHEMKESELNSFGVVVNSFYELESVYADYFIKSLGRKAWHIGPLSLCNTDSEEKANRGRDSSIDQQVCLKWLDMKKPNSVVYICFGSMANFSNSQLQEIAIGLEASGQIFIWVVPKIDEDWVEEFEKRMEGKGLIIRGWAPQVLILEHEAIGAFVTHCGWNSVLEGVTAGVPMVTWPIAAEQFYNEKLVNEVLQIGVPIGVKKWNRLEGGFVQCDVVEKVVKRIMEGEEALEMRNKVKVLSKLAMNAVKKEGSSWLDLNALIQELSLLRH; from the coding sequence ATGGGTACTGAATATGAATCTTTGCAcatatttttctttccttttcttgCTCATGGCCATATCATACCAGCAGTTGACATGGCCAAATCATTTGCAGCAAAAGGTGTCAAAGCCACAATTATTACCACACCTCTCAATCAACCTTTTATCTCCAAATCTATAGAAAAATCCATACTTAGTGGCCACAATATTCATATTCAAATCATACAATTTCCTTCCTCAAAAGCTGGTTTACCAAATGGTTGTGAAAATATTGACTCAATCCCttcacatgaatatttttttgagttCTGGAAAGCCACAAAATTGTTGTTACAAGAGCCATTTGAGAAACTATTACTTGAACAAATTCCAGATTGTGTAGTTGCTGATGTGTTTTTTCCATGGACAACTGATTCTGCTGCTAAATTTCAAATTCCTAGACTTGTTTTTCATGGTACTTGTTTTTTCTCATTATGTGCTACTGAGTGTATAAGACTCTATGAACCTTTCAAGAATGTTTCTTCTGATAACGAACCGTTTGTTATTTCTAATCTTCCTGGTGAGATTAAAATCACGAGGTCGCAGATACCGCCTTTTGAGAGTTTGAAGGAAATTGAAGGAATGGGAGGGGTAATCCATGAAATGAAAGAATCAGAACTTAATAGCTTTGGAGTGGTTGTTAATAGCTTTTATGAACTTGAAAGTGTTTATGCAGATTATTTTATTAAGTCACTTGGAAGAAAAGCATGGCATATTGGTCCTTTATCTCTTTGCAATACTGATTCAGAAGAAAAAGCGAACCGAGGAAGAGATTCTTCTATTGATCAACAAGTGTGTTTAAAATGGCTTGACATGAAGAAACCCAATTCAGTTGTTTACATATGTTTTGGAAGTATGGCAAACTTTTCTAACTCTCAACTTCAAGAAATTGCTATAGGACTTGAGGCATCAGGACAGATTTTCATCTGGGTGGTGCCGAAAATCGATGAAGATTGGGTAGAAGAATTTGAGAAAAGAATGGAAGGAAAAGGATTGATTATTAGAGGTTGGGCACCTCAAGTGTTGATTCTTGAACATGAAGCAATTGGGGCATTTGTGACTCATTGCGGATGGAATTCGGTATTAGAAGGAGTAACTGCAGGGGTGCCTATGGTTACTTGGCCTATTGCTGCTGAGCAATTTTACAATGAGAAGTTGGTGAATGAGGTACTTCAAATTGGTGTACCTATTGGTGTTAAAAAATGGAATAGATTAGAGGGGGGTTTTGTTCAATGTGATGTAGTGGAGAAGGTTGTGAAAAGGATTATGGAAGGAGAAGAAGCATTGGAAATGAGGAACAAGGTGAAAGTGTTATCAAAGTTAGCTATGAATGCAGTGAAAAAAGAAGGATCATCTTGGTTAGATTTGAATGCTTTAATTCAAGAGTTGAGTTTGCTTAGGCATTGA
- the LOC123907272 gene encoding protein IRX15-LIKE: protein MKNNSNPKLILFHPSLHKQPPTGYFHSHRLCLFFIFLTFFTIVFTLTLITTISSSAANSAASLTSSPPLPPSVTKALLHYASTSNSTTKSMSFAEINTITTTLHLTPHPNFLIFGLTHESLLWAALNQNGRTVFIDEYEYIISKFEQANPGIEAYDVQFTTKVSEYPKLLSKAKAESKRDCKPVQNLLFSECKLGINDLPNHIYQISWDVILVDGPRGYFPAAPGRMSPIFTAGVLARSKKMGKTHVFVHDFGREVEKIFSNEFLCEENLVNNVDQLGHFVVKSETTDNGENSEFCRNSSSPLLSLSVSKDVD from the coding sequence ATGAAGAACAATTCAAATCCAAAACTAATACTCTTCCACCCATCACTCCACAAACAACCCCCAACAGGATACTTTCACTCTCACCGTCTCTGccttttcttcatcttcctcactTTCTTCACAATAGTCTTCACTCTCACTCTCATCACAACAATCTCCTCTTCCGCCGCAAACTCCGCCGCATCCCTCACCTCCTCTCCTCCTCTTCCACCCTCGGTAACAAAAGCCCTCCTCCACTATGCTTCCACCTCCAACTCCACCACAAAATCCATGTCCTTTGCAGAAATCAACACCATAACAACAACTCTTCACCTTACACCACATCCCAACTTTCTCATATTTGGTCTCACCCATGAATCACTTCTCTGGGCAGCACTGAATCAAAATGGTCGAACAGTTTTCATTGACGAATACGAATACATAATCTCGAAATTCGAACAAGCTAACCCAGGAATTGAAGCTTATGATGTTCAGTTCACAACAAAAGTTAGTGAGTACCCAAAATTGCTTTCTAAAGCAAAAGCAGAGTCCAAACGTGATTGTAAACCAGTTCAGAATCTTTTATTCTCAGAGTGTAAACTTGGTATCAACGATTTACCGAACCACATTTATCAAATTTCTTGGGATGTGATTCTGGTGGATGGGCCAAGAGGGTATTTTCCGGCAGCTCCGGGGAGAATGTCGCCGATCTTTACCGCCGGAGTGTTGGCTCGGAGCAAGAAAATGGGAAAAACTCATGTGTTTGTTCATGATTTTGGTAGAGAAGTTGAGAAGATTTTCAGCAATGAGTTTCTCTGTGAAGAGAATTTGGTTAACAATGTGGATCAATTGGGTCATTTTGTGGTGAAGAGTGAAACCACCGACAATGGTGAAAATTCTGAATTTTGCAGAAATTCGAGTTCTCCTTTGTTGTCTTTGTCGGTGTCAAAGGATGTTGACTGA